Below is a genomic region from Campylobacterota bacterium.
GGGGGAAAGATTGCAATTTTTTTGCGTGCCTACTGCTGGGATTTTTTTTAATTCGGAGTTAACTTTTAGGATAGTTAGATTTGCTCAACGTCTGAGCTTACACAAATGCCACTATATTTTTCAAGAATAGGCTTAATATTTTTGATCAGTTCTTCAGCTTGTTTGACCGAGCAGATGACGATTATGTAGCCATTTAAATACGTACCGTCAAGCCCTTGCCCGTCCTTTAATCCCCGGGTTCCGCGTCCGGAGACGTCAGAGACAACCGTGTAGCCTGGTAAATTAAGTTCATCAACTACTTGCGTGATGTGTTGAATCTGTACATCTTCAACTATGATCTCAATTTTTTTTAACGGTGACATACGTTCCTCCCCCTGTGGCTATGACAAGACTTTGCTAATAATATAAAAATACAATGGCAACCCGAATGCTATGTTGAATGGGAAGGTGATTCCCAGTGCCATTGGAATGTAAATTCCAGGGCTTGCTTCAGGGATGATCAGACGCATAACGGCTGGTACAGCGATGTAAGAAGCGCTAGCGCATGAGGCGCACAATAGAAGACAATTGCCTTTGCTGATACCAAGTAGGTATGAAAGTGTGATAATTGTTATGGCATTGATTAGCGGAATACAAAGAGCAAAGCAGGAAAGGAAAAGGCTATTGGCCTTCAGCTCCCACATTCTTTTTGCGGCTATAATTCCCATATCGAGCATGAAAAAACTGAGCATGCCTTTGAAGATATCGCTGGTAAATGGCTTGAGTGCTGTAAATCCATGTTCGCCGGCAATTATACCCACAAGAAGGCTGCCGAGCATAAGATATACTGACGAGTTCAAAAAAATTTCACGCATAGCATGAGCCTGCTGAGCAGATTTTTTTTCTTGTTTTTGTGGATTATAGACGTGATAAAGGTAAAGCCCAGACATGATGGCGGGTGACTCAATCAGGGCCATAGCTGCAACCATGTAACCACCAAACGGTATGTTGAGTGAATACAAAAAGTTTGCAGCGGTTACAAATGTTACCGCACTCCCTGCTCCGTATGTTGCCGCGATTGCTGCAGCATCATGTATTTTTACTTTTTTTCGTAAAATGAAAAAGGTATAAAATGGGGTTAGAATTGATGCCCCGATAGCCACCATGATGGTGCGCATGATGTTGAGCGTTATGCCCGCCTTACTCAGCTCTACGCCTCCATGAAAACCGATAACAAGTAATAGATAGAGTGACAAAAATTTTGCAAGTGACTTGGGTATTTCTAAATCAACACGTAAAAATGATGCACCCATCCCAAGAAGGAAGAAAAGGATTGGGGGATTGGTCAGATTAGTAATTATAATATTTCCGTCCATGATAGCACTCTAATTTTTTGGTTGATTGTTGTAATAGGTCACTCATAAAGGATAAATGGATAGAACAAAAAAGCGAGATTTTTTTTACGAGTTTTAATTTATAGAAGAAAGATCGCAAAGTTCAAAGGTGAAGGGGAAAATATCGCTGTTTTTGTTTACCCATTTTTTGTACTCTTCTGGGGCGTATTCTTTAAAGAAATCAAAAACAAGCACTATAATGCGGGGGGACTTACTTTCAAAGGCAAAATCAAGCAGGTTGCTACCAGACTGGTCTGTGAACTTAATAAGAAAGTTTTTTATATTGTCTTTACTTGAGAAGAGTCGGAGAGTGTTGAGTATATAGCAAACTTCATCAAAACATTGATTTTTTAAGGCTTGGTAGAGCCGGTTGTCTTCAATCGATATTTCGGTAGCTGAACTGGGTAAAGCAAATGCCATGGCGCTCCATCCCATATGGATAGATGGATGCCTACGTCTGTAATAGACTACATTAGTTATGTCTTGTGCAATGTGAACTAAGTAATCTAGTGGAATATTTAATTTTTCCATTTCCTTAAGCAAAGCATAAGCAATATTGGGTTTGTTTTTAGCAAGTGCCAGGTCAATAGGAGTAAAGTTGAATAGGCGAGTTTGCAGGAGTGTCATTAAAACGTGCTGGGATAGATCAGAACATAGCTTGCTAATTTCTTCAGCATCTGTTGCATCATCAGCACTATCTACAGTGTTATGGAGTAACTCGTAGTCAATTTTAGGTCCTTCTGCAATCAAAGAAAAAGAGCAAGAGAGCAACGCTGTGATTGTAAAAAAAGTGGTAAGTAGAGTATTCATTATTATTCAACTTTCTCAGGTCTATTATCTTGCAAATGAGGGCAGCGTTCAAGAATTCTATCTCTGATTGTAGTACTGAGTGACTCGTAATTTTCAAGAAGCAGTGGTATGCCTAGGTTATACATTATAAGAGCTAAAAGTGCTGCTGATTCTTTTTTATCTAAGTCTACTGCGATTTCAAAGGGGGTTTTGTTTTGTTCGTTGTTCCTGTCTGTAAGAAGTACTTTTAGTTTGCCAGGATCCTTAATACTAATAATCTTTTGCTTGAGAGCATGGTGACAACTTGTATCTTTTCTCCATGTTTCAATAGTTATGAGAATTTCGTTTTTTGCATGTACGCTAGTTACTAACAACATCAGGTAAATAAAAAAATATTGTCTAAAATATGGTTCTCCCAAGGGTATCACTCCTCCTGATTTTAAATAAACTTTCTTTAGCCTATAAAAAAAACATAGAATAAATCTAGGATTTAGGAAAATAATCTTGAGGGAGTGTTTGGTGTGCATGGCACCCAAGGAGAATAAGAAAGTATAAAAAAGTGGAATTATTATACTCTTGTGCTGCTGCAATCAGTTGTGGTTCGTATGCATGTAACATTGGCTCTATAGCCGCTTGTTCTGTTTGCAGAAAGAGTGCACTAAGCGCTATTTTTATTGAGGTGTCTTCTCCCTCTTCTGCTAGGCTAGCAATACCACCTTGGCTATTTATTTTTTGAAGGTACCCTATCAATAAGGGGTCAAACTTTTTCTTGATTCCTACTTTCTGTATAACCTGGTAAAGAATGCGTGCTTGCTTGATGCGAGCATGTAAGAGTGCATGCTCGAGGGGGGTGTGGTTTTCATGATTGCGATGCTCCAACAACTTTATTAGGATATCTTTGTCATGGGCATATTTTTTGATTTCTTCGATGAGCACATTTTCTTCGAGAGGAAAAAACGTGCTTTGGTGTAAGGCGTTGTTGCCTTTGTCATCAGTAATTACTACGGTTTTTGCCAGAGCAGCAGTACATATAAAAAAGATAGCAAGAAGTATTGAGCTTGCCGTTCTTACCATAACTCTCCTTTCTCCAAATAATTAATGTAGACTCAAATGAAAAGGGCGCCTATCAGAAGGCGCCCTTCAAAAACTATACGGTTTTAATTTCAGCTTCTTTTTTGTCGTGAATCCCATCAATTGTCTTGATGAACTCATCAGTTACTTTTTGTAAAAGTTCACTGAGCTTTTTGGCAAAATCTTCTGAGATAATGCGTTTTTTTTCAGCATCTCTGAGTTCGTTATGAAATTCTTTACGAACGTTACGGATGCCTATTTTTGCTTCTTCGGTTTTTTTACCAACAAGCTTAACCAGCTCATCACGACGAGATGCACTCATTTGTGGTAGTTGAATGCGAACAAGCTCGCCATCGTTGATTGGTGCAGCGCCAAGATCTGATGTTGCAATTGCTTTTTCAATTTCACCGATAATGCTTTTATCCCACGGTTGAATGGTAAGTAAACGGCTCTCAGGAGCTCCCAGTGTTGCCACCTCACGCAGCGTCATTAATTGCCCGTAACATTCAACGCGAATGTTTTCAAGGAGTGCAATAGTAGCACGTCCGGTGCGCAGCGATGCCAGTTCCTTCTTAAAGTGTTCAACTGGTTTTTCCATATCTGTGCGTAGAAGCTTTTCAAAGCTTTTGTTATCACCTTCTGAAAATGCAATTTCTTTCATAGTAGGTATCCTTTACTTATCTTCGGTTGTAATTATTGAACCGTATGTTGGGTTGTTTGCAGCATGCTCAAGTGCATTGTCGTTAAAAACATTAAAAACACGGATTGGTAGGTTATATTCTTGGGCCAGACTGATTGCAGTCAGATCCATAATGCCGAGTTTTAAATCGAGCCCTTCTTGATGCGTTAATGTTTTAAGTGCTTTACTCTTTTTGTTTTTATTGGGATCACCATCATAGACGTAGTCGACGTTTGTTCCTTTCCACAGTTGTTTTGCGCCCACCTGTAGGCTGCGCATAACAGCGGTAGTGTCAGTCGTGAAAAACGGATTGCCGGTGCCACCAATGAAGATTATGACCTGATTGCTTTCCAGTGCGAGCCGAAGGCTTTGTGGCCCAACTTGAGGAGCAATGCTTGGCAGTGGCAGTGCAGAAAGCAAACAGGAGCTAACATCAAGCTGTGCCAAAAAATCATGGAGCATGAGGCCATTGCTCACGGTTGCCAACATTCCAATGGTGTCAGCCGTTGGTTGTTGCAAGCCAAATTGTACGCCTTGGCTGCGAGCTCTAAAAAAATTGCCGCCACCAATGACAACGCTAACCTGATGTGTTTGGCTCAGTGTTTTAATTTGCTGAGCAATTGCACGAGCAGGAATCTCACCATCTTTGCGTGGTGAAAAAATAGTGCCACTCAGTTTGAGCAGTATACGTTCCATAAATAACGTCCAGGTCGTTAGCGACCAACACCAAAGCGAACAAAACGTTTGATAGAAATATTCAGGCCAGTTGTACGACCAATTTCTTTAAGGTATTCTTCAATGCTTTTTTTATCATCTTTGATAAATGCTTGGTGAAGAAGGCAAACATCTTGGTAAAACTTTTTAAGTTTTCCGTCAATAATTTTTTCGAGAATATTATCTGGTTTACCGCTTGCTTTAAGTTGTTCGCGTGCAATGTCACGTTCTTTTTCTACAACTGAACTGTCGAGTTGGTCTGGTGTAATGCACATAGGTTTGGTTACAGCAATTTGCATGCAAATGTCTTTTGCTGCTTGTGCTACAGTTTGTGCGTGCTCGCCAACTGGCTTGTCAGTTGCAAGTTCAACAAGTGCGCCAACGGTTGAGCCTGCGTGAATGTAGTTGTTAACAACGCCATTACCTTCAACTTGGTAGCGGACAAATGAGCCAACCTGAATGTTTTCGCAAATTTTTGCACACAGCTCGTTAAGTTGATCTTGTACGGTCATCGCTTCATTATTAAACATTGGCTGCTTGTTGAGCGCTTCAACATCTGCAGGATTTTTCTCGTTAATGTGTTGTGCAATTGCCTGTCCAAAGTTTTGCATGTCTGTAGTGTTTGCAGAAAAGTCTGTTTCGCAAGTGACGTGTACAAGACTACCAGAGGTAAAGTCGTCAGCAACGTATCCTTCAACGCGTCCGTTATCAGCGGTGTTTTCAGATCGTTTTGCAGCAACGGCGGCACCTTTTTTACGAAGCAGCTCAATTGCTTTTTCAAGATCGCCGTCAGCTTCGGTTAATGCTTTTTTGCAGTCCATCATGCCAACTTGTGTTTTCTCGCGTAATTCTTTAACCAGATCCATGGTAATTTTAGACATTATAAATAATCTCCCTCAGCTGATCGGTATTAGTATTTGATAAGACATTAGAATAACAATAAATCCCAATAGAAATATTATTTTCTGTTTTTAAAACTTTTAACATTAGTTTGCCAAAATCATGCAATTTTACAACAGGAGTAGCGAGTTTATTTTGACAAAATCGCGTTAAAACTTTATGCTCGTTACTTAATTATTTCTTTTGAATTTTATTTTGCAAGTTATTT
It encodes:
- a CDS encoding UMP kinase, with protein sequence MERILLKLSGTIFSPRKDGEIPARAIAQQIKTLSQTHQVSVVIGGGNFFRARSQGVQFGLQQPTADTIGMLATVSNGLMLHDFLAQLDVSSCLLSALPLPSIAPQVGPQSLRLALESNQVIIFIGGTGNPFFTTDTTAVMRSLQVGAKQLWKGTNVDYVYDGDPNKNKKSKALKTLTHQEGLDLKLGIMDLTAISLAQEYNLPIRVFNVFNDNALEHAANNPTYGSIITTEDK
- the frr gene encoding ribosome recycling factor; amino-acid sequence: MKEIAFSEGDNKSFEKLLRTDMEKPVEHFKKELASLRTGRATIALLENIRVECYGQLMTLREVATLGAPESRLLTIQPWDKSIIGEIEKAIATSDLGAAPINDGELVRIQLPQMSASRRDELVKLVGKKTEEAKIGIRNVRKEFHNELRDAEKKRIISEDFAKKLSELLQKVTDEFIKTIDGIHDKKEAEIKTV
- a CDS encoding sodium-dependent bicarbonate transport family permease, with the protein product MDGNIIITNLTNPPILFFLLGMGASFLRVDLEIPKSLAKFLSLYLLLVIGFHGGVELSKAGITLNIMRTIMVAIGASILTPFYTFFILRKKVKIHDAAAIAATYGAGSAVTFVTAANFLYSLNIPFGGYMVAAMALIESPAIMSGLYLYHVYNPQKQEKKSAQQAHAMREIFLNSSVYLMLGSLLVGIIAGEHGFTALKPFTSDIFKGMLSFFMLDMGIIAAKRMWELKANSLFLSCFALCIPLINAITIITLSYLLGISKGNCLLLCASCASASYIAVPAVMRLIIPEASPGIYIPMALGITFPFNIAFGLPLYFYIISKVLS
- a CDS encoding elongation factor Ts, with the protein product MSKITMDLVKELREKTQVGMMDCKKALTEADGDLEKAIELLRKKGAAVAAKRSENTADNGRVEGYVADDFTSGSLVHVTCETDFSANTTDMQNFGQAIAQHINEKNPADVEALNKQPMFNNEAMTVQDQLNELCAKICENIQVGSFVRYQVEGNGVVNNYIHAGSTVGALVELATDKPVGEHAQTVAQAAKDICMQIAVTKPMCITPDQLDSSVVEKERDIAREQLKASGKPDNILEKIIDGKLKKFYQDVCLLHQAFIKDDKKSIEEYLKEIGRTTGLNISIKRFVRFGVGR